In a genomic window of Melopsittacus undulatus isolate bMelUnd1 chromosome 1, bMelUnd1.mat.Z, whole genome shotgun sequence:
- the ASB4 gene encoding ankyrin repeat and SOCS box protein 4: protein MQLCCRDLSVSLFTAQIRLEMDLEETYKEQENMERRVTRAAAAKLVKKAFLEALKCNDFETLEELLSQKKIDVDTVFEVEDENLILASYKQGYWLPSYKLKISWATGLHLAVMYGHLESLLVLLNHKATINCRPNGKAAIHIACEMANVECLKILCNHGAKLNCFSMSGLAPLHFCTTRLSMPCAQQLILRGANVNIKTNNQDEETPLHVVARLGVPELVAFYMEQGAQIDALNAYMETPLACAAYWALHYKDQIYSQDHHLICRMLLDYKAEVNTRDEDFKSPLHKAAWNCDHVLLNMLLEAGAEANIMDVNGCAPLQYIIKVTSVRPAAQPDICYQLLLNHGAARIYPLQFHKVLQACHSHPRAVEVVVNSYEHIKSTSKWKAAIPDDVFERHKDFYDSLFTVCSNSPRSLMHLCRCAIRAILSERCHRSVPLLSIPLSMKKYLLLEPEGIIY from the exons ATGCAACTGTGCTGTAGAGACCTCAGTGTATCCCTCTTCACAGCACAAATACGTTTGGAAATGGATCTGGAGGAGACATACAAGGAGCAAGAGAATATGGAGAGGAGAGTTACTcgagctgcagctgcaaagtTGGTGAAAAAGGCTTTTCTTGAAGCCCTGAAGTGCAATGATTTTGAAACACTGGAAGAGCTCTTGAGCCAAAAGAAAATAGACGTGGACACAGTGTTTGAAGTGGAAGATGAAAACCTGATTCTGGCATCCTACAAACAAG GGTACTGGCTGCCTAGCTACAAACTGAAAATATCCTGGGCAACTGGACTTCATCTAGCTGTCATGTATGGACATCTGGAGAGTCTTTTGGTCCTCCTCAATCACAAAGCTACAATCAACTGCCGGCCTAATGGAAAAGCTGCAATCCACATAGCATGTGAAATGGCAAACGTTGAATGTCTCAAGATCCTTTGCAACCATGGAGCTAAGCTGAACTGCTTTTCAATGAGTGGACTGGCACCCTTGCACTTCTGTACGACACGACTATCCATGCCTTGTGCCCAGCAGCTCATTTTGAGAG GAGCAAATGTGAACATAAAAACTAACAACCAAGATGAGGAGACTCCTCTACACGTTGTTGCACGTTTGGGTGTCCCAGAGCTTGTGGCCTTCTACATGGAACAAGGAGCACAAATTGATGCTCTCAATGCCTACATGGAGACTCCCCTGGCCTGTGCCGCCTATTGGGCCCTTCACTATAAGGATCAGATATACAGCCAGGATCACCACCTAATCTGTCGGATGCTTTTAGACTATAAGGCTGAAGTGAACACTCGTGATGAGGATTTCAAATCACCGCTCCACAAAGCTGCCTGGAACTGTGATCATGTCCTGCTGAATAtgctgctggaggcaggagcagaagcAAACATCATGGATGTCAATGGCTGTGCACCCCTACAGTATATCATTAAAGTGACATCTGTGCGGCCGGCTGCCCAGCCTGACATCTGCTACCAGCTGCTACTGAACCATGGTGCAGCTAGGATATATCCTCTGCAATTCCACAAG GTGCTACAAGCCTGTCATTCCCACCCCAGAGCTGTGGAGGTTGTTGTCAATAGCTATGAGCATATCAAATCAACATCAAAGTGGAAAGCAGCCATACCTGATGACGTCTTTGAG CGGCACAAGgatttctatgattctctgttcACTGTGTGCAGCAATTCACCACGGTCACTCATGCATTTATGCAGATGTGCTATTCGGGCAATACTGTCAGAAAGGTGCCACAGAAGCGTTCCTTTGCTCTCCATCCCCCTGTCcatgaagaaatatttgctgCTGGAACCAGAAGGAATCATCtactga
- the PDK4 gene encoding pyruvate dehydrogenase kinase, isozyme 4: MKTARIALRTAVPLAGTSGVSSSRAVPREVEQFSRFSPSPLSIKQLLDFGSTNGCERTSFAFLRQELPVRFANILREIDFLPDKLLSTPSVQLVKSWYMQSLKELIEFHQKNPDDQKVLSDFIDTLIRVRNRHHDVVPTMAQGVIEYKDTFKVDPVTNQNIQYFLDRFYMSRISIRMLMNQHTLLFDDKSGSGHPRHIGSIDPCCDVVEVVNDAYESAKMLCDQYYLTSPEMKLNQVNGKHPGEPINIVYVPSHLFHMLFELFKNSMRATVEFQEDSPSLSPVEVTVVLGQEDLAIKISDRGGGVPVRKIEQLFSYMYSTAPRPKMDDDRNTPLAGFGYGLPISRLYAKYFQGDLNLYSICGYGTDAIIYLKALSTESVEKLPVFNKSSSKRYQATSEADDWCVPSKDPKNLSKQSAAV, from the exons ATGAAGACCGCCCGGATCGCCCTGCGCACTGCCGTTCCGCTGGCAGGGACCAGCGGTGTCAGCAGCAGCCGCGCCGTGCCGCGGGAAGTGGAGCAGTTTTCCCGCTTCTCCCCGTCCCCGCTCTCCATCAAGCAGCTGCTGGACTTCG GCTCAACTAATGGGTGTGAGAGaacttcttttgcatttttgcgACAAGAACTTCCTGTGAGGTTTGCAAACATACTGAGAGAAATTGATTTTCTTCCTGATAAATTACTAAGCACTCCATCAGTACAATTAGTAAAAAGCTG gTATATGCAAAGCCTAAAGGAGCTGATTGAGTTCCATCAGAAAAACCCAGATGACCAAAAAGTCCTATCTGA TTTTATAGATACATTAATTAGAGTCCGAAACAGACATCATGATGTGGTTCCTACAATGGCACAAGGAGTCATTGAATACAAAGATACTTTTAAAGTCGATCCTGTCACCAATCAAAACATCCAGTATTTTTTGGATCGTTTTTACATGAGCCGTATTTCCATTCGGATGCTGATGAACCAACACA CCCTTCTTTTTGATGATAAATCCGGCTCAGGGCACCCAAGGCACATTGGAAGTATTGATCCTTGCTGTGATGTTGTTGAAGTAGTAAATG atgcTTATGAAAGTGCCAAGATGTTGTGTGACCAGTATTACTTAACATCTCCAGAAATGAAGCTTAATCAAGTGAATG GAAAACACCCAGGAGAACCAATTAACATTGTATATGTTCCATCTCATctttttcacatgctttttGAACTCTTTAAG AATTCAATGAGGGCAACTGTTGAATTCCAAGAAGACAgtccttccctttctccagttGAAGTGACAGTTGTTCTAGGACAAGAAGATCTGGCAATTAAG ATCTCAGACAGAGGAGGTGGTGTTCCAGTAAGGAAAATTGAGCAGCTGTTCAGCTACATGTATTCCACAGCACCAAGGCCGAAAATGGATGATGATCGAAATACCCCTCTT gCTGGCTTTGGGTACGGGTTGCCAATTTCTCGTCTGTATGCTAAATACTTTCAAGGAGATCTAAATCTTTACTCGATATGTGGTTATGGAACAGATGCTATCATCTACTTGAAG gCCCTATCAACAGAATCAGTAGAAAAACTGCCAGTTTTTAACAAATCATCTTCAAAGCGTTACCAGGCTACGTCAGAGGCAGATGACTGGTGTGTCCCAAGTAAAGACCCAAAGAATTTATCAAAACAGAGTGCAGCTGTTTGA